One genomic segment of Candidatus Micrarchaeia archaeon includes these proteins:
- the amrS gene encoding AmmeMemoRadiSam system radical SAM enzyme: MQEARFYKKNPDKSANCFLCNRLCRIPETGKGFCGVRKNVNGTLYSLNYGKAIAVAMDPIEKKPFYHFMPGSRALSFATVGCNFRCLYCQNWDISQQRDSIAGEDIPPEKMVKLAERENADGIAYTYTEPTIFMEYALDTARLAKPKGLYNVFVTNGYMSAEAVKKMKPLIDASRIDLKGFNQKIYTEVVGNARLEAVLESIKSLHKIMHVEIINLVIPGMNDSGDELRALSKWIHDLDKNIPLHFIGFYPSYKMMNVPSTPLETLRTARKLALEEGLRYVYTGNRSDPGSESTFCYNCRALLVRRFGFAASEIRIAKGGKCPDCGKKQYFVTDLKKYRQRKKG; this comes from the coding sequence ATGCAGGAAGCGCGGTTCTATAAAAAGAATCCGGACAAATCCGCCAATTGTTTCCTATGCAATCGCCTATGCAGGATTCCAGAAACCGGAAAGGGATTCTGCGGGGTGCGCAAGAACGTGAACGGGACGCTCTACTCGCTGAATTACGGGAAAGCTATAGCAGTTGCGATGGACCCGATTGAGAAAAAGCCGTTCTACCATTTCATGCCCGGCTCGCGGGCGCTTTCATTCGCCACAGTCGGATGCAATTTCAGGTGCCTCTATTGCCAGAACTGGGACATAAGCCAGCAGAGGGACAGCATTGCCGGCGAAGACATCCCTCCGGAGAAAATGGTAAAGCTGGCCGAGCGCGAGAACGCGGACGGAATTGCGTACACTTACACCGAGCCCACAATATTCATGGAATACGCATTGGATACTGCGAGGCTTGCAAAACCCAAGGGACTGTACAATGTTTTCGTAACGAACGGATACATGAGCGCCGAAGCGGTAAAGAAGATGAAGCCGCTCATAGACGCTTCGCGCATCGATTTGAAAGGCTTCAACCAGAAGATTTACACCGAAGTTGTGGGGAACGCGAGGCTCGAGGCGGTGCTGGAAAGCATAAAATCCCTGCACAAAATAATGCACGTCGAGATAATCAACCTCGTGATTCCTGGCATGAACGACAGCGGAGATGAGCTGCGGGCGCTTTCCAAGTGGATTCATGACTTGGACAAGAACATACCGTTGCATTTCATAGGGTTTTACCCTTCGTACAAGATGATGAATGTTCCTTCAACGCCGCTGGAAACCCTGAGAACAGCGAGGAAGCTGGCGCTCGAGGAAGGATTGCGCTACGTTTACACCGGGAACAGGAGCGACCCCGGGAGCGAGAGCACGTTCTGCTACAACTGCAGGGCATTGCTCGTAAGGAGATTCGGATTCGCGGCATCGGAAATTCGGATTGCGAAAGGCGGCAAATGCCCGGATTGCGGCAAAAAGCAGTATTTCGTAACGGATTTAAAGAAATACAGGCAAAGGAAGAAAGGATAG
- a CDS encoding AAA family ATPase, with amino-acid sequence MNIFKNLDSSQIQSVFRNESVFSPDYMPAEILHREIEIREAALNLAPIMKQKRASSMVFFGPPGTGKTTVARHILAQLKEATGRARGVYINCWEQGYRYAILGELLAAFDYPVSRRGRSADELLSYAVEMLKKDGKTPLVVLDEVDMLPVEERDGILYDLLRMKENFGIDAAVIALVNKEIFVSKLDRRIRSSLLQSVITFNPYSPKQLRDILYERAKLGFVPGACEEDAIGLCVGFAARNGGDARLGINALWLAGKEADKEGSGRVLPAHAEKVKAAAQELMRKEAEQNLSSEEKKVLEEIRKAGRIQSGELYSRLKLNERSVRNYLSKLEELGFVETVEIRSKDGNTRILMPVKR; translated from the coding sequence ATGAACATTTTCAAGAATTTGGACTCCTCGCAAATCCAATCCGTGTTCAGGAACGAGTCCGTGTTTTCCCCGGATTACATGCCAGCGGAAATCCTGCACAGGGAAATTGAGATACGGGAAGCAGCGCTCAACCTCGCGCCCATAATGAAGCAGAAGCGCGCGTCGAGCATGGTTTTCTTCGGCCCCCCTGGGACGGGAAAAACCACGGTAGCAAGGCACATACTCGCGCAGCTCAAGGAAGCCACCGGGCGGGCCAGGGGTGTTTACATAAACTGCTGGGAGCAGGGCTACAGATATGCGATACTCGGCGAACTGCTCGCCGCATTCGATTACCCTGTTTCGAGAAGGGGCAGGAGCGCGGATGAGTTGCTCTCCTATGCCGTGGAGATGCTGAAAAAGGACGGGAAAACCCCGCTGGTGGTGCTCGACGAAGTGGACATGCTCCCTGTAGAGGAGAGGGACGGCATCCTCTACGATCTGCTCAGGATGAAGGAGAATTTCGGGATAGACGCGGCCGTGATAGCGCTGGTGAACAAGGAAATCTTCGTCTCGAAGCTCGACAGGAGGATAAGGAGCTCCCTTCTCCAATCCGTAATCACGTTCAACCCGTACTCGCCGAAGCAGCTCAGGGACATACTTTACGAGCGCGCGAAACTCGGATTCGTTCCGGGCGCCTGCGAGGAGGATGCGATAGGGCTGTGCGTGGGCTTCGCGGCAAGGAACGGCGGAGATGCGCGGCTGGGCATAAACGCGCTCTGGCTCGCAGGCAAGGAAGCCGACAAGGAAGGTTCCGGCAGGGTGCTTCCGGCCCACGCGGAAAAGGTGAAAGCCGCGGCGCAGGAGCTCATGCGGAAAGAAGCCGAGCAGAATCTCTCCTCGGAGGAGAAGAAGGTGCTCGAGGAAATAAGGAAGGCCGGCCGCATACAGAGCGGGGAGCTTTATTCAAGGCTCAAGCTCAACGAGCGCTCGGTCCGCAACTACCTGTCCAAGCTCGAGGAACTCGGCTTCGTGGAGACTGTGGAGATACGCTCGAAGGACGGGAACACGCGCATCCTAATGCCCGTAAAGCGATGA
- a CDS encoding PH domain-containing protein produces the protein MAGIYIKPSGKAYYFFFSAAFAVLCALAFLLSGQLQFDPLLPAAALAASLAIACAITYSYFQYFYIHVEDEIVTVREGAVSSKMVVIPFSKISGVESRRNPLDSLFGLGTLVIDTIGSAGVEVEFRNVPQESVDSFMDIFRRHKDAGAARPGSPQKGEAKPERDTW, from the coding sequence ATGGCAGGAATCTACATAAAGCCTTCAGGAAAAGCGTATTATTTCTTTTTCTCGGCAGCGTTCGCGGTCCTGTGCGCCCTGGCGTTCCTTCTTTCAGGGCAGCTCCAGTTCGACCCTCTGCTCCCTGCCGCGGCGCTCGCGGCGTCGCTTGCGATAGCGTGCGCGATAACCTACTCCTATTTCCAATATTTCTACATACATGTAGAAGATGAGATCGTGACCGTGCGCGAGGGCGCGGTTTCCAGCAAGATGGTCGTGATACCGTTCAGCAAGATAAGCGGCGTGGAGAGCAGGAGGAACCCGCTGGACTCGCTTTTCGGGCTTGGGACGCTGGTGATAGACACCATCGGCTCCGCAGGAGTGGAGGTGGAGTTCAGGAACGTGCCCCAGGAAAGCGTCGATTCCTTCATGGACATTTTCCGCAGGCACAAGGACGCAGGAGCCGCACGCCCGGGAAGCCCGCAAAAAGGCGAGGCGAAGCCAGAGCGCGACACGTGGTGA
- a CDS encoding DNA-directed DNA polymerase: protein MIRRKAIFLDADYVYRNGRTYARLLVKGKRVCRLLYPYDPYFYTDAVEKKEDIAKLAVKKGPDLVSVKKVEVVEKIVAGEAKEMLKVYCNKPSDVVVLRDVIPFRCFEHGIHYARRFMLDFNITPFAVLEYEREGHEIKKFLEIHEDEKLEAKVRLKKMAFDIETYNPLGAPREKKDPAIMVSYASDEGEKGVITYKKAGHDFVHVTADEKGMIDGFVKTLAQIDPDILYGYNSANFDLPYLQARASALKTQFIVGRDRRGFKPLRKGMINGAKIGGRMHIDLYPAIRFFGFIGLIKAQEFTLEKIYAEVTGKKKKMVKRLEIWDVWDKNELDELAEYSLGDSEVTLELGENVLPLLMELSKLTRMPLFDTSLATSGQLVESFLMQESVLRNEMVPSKPSESEAMERQKNPIEGAFVKLPAPGIYENIAVFDFRGLYPSIIISYNIDPTRLVKDGSDSEVHVSPTGARFLKKPKGLIPATLERLLELRGGIKNSLKKLDKKSEVYKKTYARSHALKILANSFYGYLGYARSRWYNRQCAESVTAWGRQHILETERMAEERGFRVLYIDTDSVFLLLGDRTKEDALAFLRQVNENLPEKMELELENFYSRGVFVSKKQEEKGAKKKYAMLAEDGSIKIRGFELVRRDWSRVAKDTQYRVLEAILREGSKEKAAAIVKETVERLKKGDVPMADLTIYTQLTKHPRDYDIVSPELMAAKKAIARGVPLEKGSMVAYVITKRGGSISEKAEIAEHAKDYDPDYYINNQVLPAVMKILKELGYDEDEMKNKGKQRSISSFFE, encoded by the coding sequence ATGATTAGGAGGAAGGCGATTTTTCTCGACGCTGATTACGTTTACCGCAACGGCAGGACTTATGCAAGGCTGCTCGTGAAAGGGAAACGCGTGTGCAGGCTGCTCTACCCCTACGACCCTTACTTTTACACAGATGCAGTTGAGAAGAAAGAGGATATAGCGAAGCTCGCGGTGAAAAAAGGCCCGGACCTGGTGAGCGTGAAGAAAGTCGAAGTTGTGGAGAAAATAGTCGCGGGCGAAGCAAAAGAGATGCTCAAGGTTTACTGCAACAAGCCCTCGGATGTTGTTGTGCTGAGGGACGTGATACCGTTCAGGTGCTTTGAGCACGGAATCCACTACGCGCGCAGGTTCATGCTGGACTTCAACATCACGCCTTTCGCAGTGCTGGAGTACGAGCGCGAAGGCCATGAGATAAAGAAGTTTCTGGAAATCCACGAGGACGAGAAGCTCGAGGCCAAAGTGCGCCTGAAGAAGATGGCTTTCGACATAGAAACCTACAATCCGCTGGGAGCCCCGCGCGAGAAAAAAGATCCGGCGATAATGGTGAGCTACGCATCCGATGAAGGGGAAAAAGGCGTCATCACCTACAAAAAAGCCGGGCATGATTTCGTGCACGTGACGGCTGATGAGAAGGGGATGATAGACGGATTCGTGAAGACGCTCGCGCAAATTGACCCGGACATACTCTACGGGTACAACTCGGCGAATTTCGACCTGCCGTACCTGCAGGCGAGAGCCAGTGCGCTCAAAACCCAGTTCATTGTGGGGCGCGACCGGAGGGGATTCAAGCCCTTGAGGAAAGGGATGATTAACGGGGCGAAAATAGGGGGAAGGATGCACATAGATTTGTACCCGGCCATACGCTTCTTCGGGTTCATAGGGCTGATAAAGGCCCAGGAGTTCACGCTGGAAAAGATATACGCCGAGGTTACCGGGAAGAAAAAGAAGATGGTGAAAAGGCTGGAGATATGGGACGTGTGGGACAAGAACGAGCTGGACGAACTCGCTGAATATTCTCTTGGGGACTCGGAAGTGACGCTGGAGCTCGGGGAGAACGTGCTCCCGCTCCTGATGGAATTGAGCAAGCTCACGCGCATGCCGCTTTTCGACACGAGCTTAGCTACGAGCGGCCAGCTCGTGGAAAGCTTCCTGATGCAGGAATCCGTGCTCAGGAACGAGATGGTCCCTTCGAAGCCGAGCGAGTCCGAGGCGATGGAAAGGCAGAAGAACCCGATAGAGGGCGCTTTCGTGAAGCTTCCCGCGCCCGGGATATACGAGAACATCGCCGTTTTCGATTTCCGCGGCCTGTACCCCTCGATAATAATATCTTACAATATAGATCCTACCCGGCTCGTGAAGGACGGCTCTGATAGCGAGGTCCATGTATCGCCTACCGGAGCGAGATTCCTCAAAAAGCCAAAAGGCCTGATACCCGCGACGCTCGAACGCCTGCTGGAACTGCGCGGAGGGATAAAGAACAGCCTCAAGAAGCTGGATAAGAAGAGCGAGGTGTACAAAAAAACGTACGCGAGGAGCCACGCGCTCAAGATACTCGCGAACTCGTTCTACGGCTATTTGGGGTATGCGCGCTCGCGCTGGTACAACCGCCAATGTGCTGAGAGCGTCACCGCGTGGGGGAGGCAGCACATTCTCGAGACCGAACGCATGGCCGAGGAGCGCGGATTCCGGGTGCTGTACATAGACACTGATTCGGTTTTCCTGCTTCTCGGGGACAGGACAAAGGAAGACGCGCTCGCGTTCCTCAGGCAGGTGAATGAAAATTTACCGGAGAAGATGGAGCTCGAGCTCGAGAACTTCTACTCGCGGGGGGTGTTCGTCTCGAAGAAGCAGGAGGAGAAGGGCGCGAAGAAGAAGTACGCGATGCTCGCCGAGGATGGGAGCATAAAGATAAGGGGCTTCGAGCTCGTGCGCAGGGACTGGAGCAGGGTCGCGAAGGACACCCAGTACAGGGTCCTCGAGGCGATACTCAGGGAGGGGAGCAAGGAAAAGGCGGCCGCGATAGTGAAGGAGACCGTGGAAAGGCTGAAAAAAGGGGATGTTCCAATGGCGGACTTGACCATATACACCCAGCTGACCAAGCATCCCAGGGATTATGATATCGTGAGCCCGGAGCTTATGGCCGCGAAGAAGGCGATTGCAAGGGGCGTCCCGCTGGAAAAGGGCAGTATGGTGGCGTACGTGATAACCAAGAGAGGGGGCAGCATATCCGAGAAAGCCGAGATTGCGGAGCACGCGAAGGATTACGACCCGGATTATTACATAAACAACCAGGTGCTTCCTGCGGTGATGAAGATACTCAAGGAGCTGGGCTACGACGAGGACGAGATGAAGAACAAGGGGAAGCAGAGAAGCATATCCAGCTTCTTCGAATAG